In one Maniola jurtina chromosome 13, ilManJurt1.1, whole genome shotgun sequence genomic region, the following are encoded:
- the LOC123870672 gene encoding protein I'm not dead yet-like isoform X5, producing MRFFTSRRHIISSNRVFHHNGNIQQEIDKHSKIIISNSVLDCVAVMAMILAVEHSNIHKRAAIKILLIFGCSHFRLSFILFMSTAVLSMWFSNCMACGLMMPLVKAILKELEKMGIMETYEIIGKVTSDSINNEKYTPRPSDFTIFYFIGIAYSSSIGGMATFVGSETNQLFMNYCAAIFPDGPKVESPRYLLLTLPGVIIMEMFLYLWLNFYFLGMLRVQNYTALQASLTSDEEQFISVLLARQYQQMGKIKFPEMVVGTAVIMAAILQAMVYSNSTSYSDDDKFNTRRYVTTSVPSIICVLILFLIPSNMACLKFCRKQNDDSEPLPTSASGGFLTWSMVKNNLDWTVIFLTASANITFDSLEDSGMTEEFEKFLSLFTACPPTAQACIVIVFCKILTEFASNATVGRCLLALIANVGVKSKVNPLYLMLSATLSTSLPFHLVTGTPAYAMIASYVHIPPRKLMVVGIGPSLLAIVLNLFTACVWSKVIWPEIDSYPAWADGMKINNIP from the exons at GAGATTTTTTACATCCAGGCGTCACATCATTTCTTCCAATCGTGTTTTTCACCATAATGGGAACATTCAACAAGAAATTGATAAACACAGTAAg ATAATCATAAGTAACTCTGTGCTGGACTGCGTAGCTGTTATGGCGATGATCCTAGCCGTGGAACATAGCAACATACACAAACGAGCAGCTATTAAAATTCTGCTGATATTTGGCTGTTCACATTTTAG AttaagctttattttatttatgtccaCTGCTGTGTTATCTATGTGGTTCTCCAACTGCATGGCATGTGGCCTTATGATGCCATTGGTCAAGGCAATTTTGAAGGAACTAGAAAAA ATGGGAATAATGGAAACTTACGAAATAATAGGCAAAGTAACATCAGACTCTATTAATAATGAGaaata TACTCCGAGACCGTCCGATTTTACGATATTTTACTTCATCGGCATCGCCTATTCTTCATCAATAG gTGGAATGGCAACTTTCGTTGGTAGTGAGACGAATCAACTCTTTATGAACTATTGTGCTGC AATCTTCCCAGATGGACCGAAGGTAGAGTCGCCCCGGTATTTGTTACTAACTCTACCCGGTGTAATAATAATGGAAATGTTTCTGTATTTGTGGCTAAACTTCTATTTCTTGGGAATGCTGAG GGTCCAAAACTACACAGCTCTCCAAGCCAGTCTGACCAGTGATGAAGAACAGTTCATATCTGTGTTGCTAGCTAGACAGTATCAGCAGATGGGGAAAATTAAATTTCCCGAAATG GTTGTAGGTACTGCAGTAATTATGGCAGCAATTCTTCAGGCAATGGTCTATAGTAATTCCACGTCCTatagtgatgatgataaatttaATACCAGACG TTATGTAACCACATCAGTGCCGTCTATAATTTGCGTTCTTATTCTATTCTTGATACCAAGCAACATGGCCTGCTTGAAGTTCTGTAGAAAACAAAACG ATGATTCTGAACCTCTACCTACATCTGCCAGTGGAGGGTTCTTGACGTGGTCCATGGTAAAGAATAACCTAGATTGGACTGTTATCTTCCTAACAg CTAGCGCCAACATAACTTTCGATTCCCTGGAAGACTCCGGCATGACAGAAGAATTCGAGAAGTTTCTATCGCTGTTCACCGCTTGCCCCCCAACAGCTCAAGCCTGCATCGTGATTGTGTTCTGCAAGATTCTGACGGAGTTTGCTAGCAACGCCACAGTGGGGCGCTGTTTACTGGCACTTATTGCTAATGTG GGAGTGAAGTCTAAAGTGAACCCACTCTACCTGATGCTGAGTGCCACCCTCTCCACTTCTCTACCGTTCCACCTGGTCACGGGAACGCCGGCCTACGCGATGATAGCATCTTACGTTCACATCCCACCAAGAAAACTG ATGGTCGTCGGCATAGGTCCATCGCTGTTGGCGATTGTACTGAACTTGTTTACTGCCTGCGTGTGGTCTAAGGTCATTTGGCCGGAAATTGATTCATATCCTGCTTGGGCGGATgggatgaaaataaataatattccaTAA
- the LOC123870672 gene encoding protein I'm not dead yet-like isoform X8, producing the protein MAMILAVEHSNIHKRAAIKILLIFGCSHFRLSFILFMSTAVLSMWFSNCMACGLMMPLVKAILKELEKMGIMETYEIIGKVTSDSINNEKYTPRPSDFTIFYFIGIAYSSSIGGMATFVGSETNQLFMNYCAAIFPDGPKVESPRYLLLTLPGVIIMEMFLYLWLNFYFLGMLRVQNYTALQASLTSDEEQFISVLLARQYQQMGKIKFPEMVVGTAVIMAAILQAMVYSNSTSYSDDDKFNTRRYVTTSVPSIICVLILFLIPSNMACLKFCRKQNDDSEPLPTSASGGFLTWSMVKNNLDWTVIFLTASANITFDSLEDSGMTEEFEKFLSLFTACPPTAQACIVIVFCKILTEFASNATVGRCLLALIANVGVKSKVNPLYLMLSATLSTSLPFHLVTGTPAYAMIASYVHIPPRKLMVVGIGPSLLAIVLNLFTACVWSKVIWPEIDSYPAWADGMKINNIP; encoded by the exons ATGGCGATGATCCTAGCCGTGGAACATAGCAACATACACAAACGAGCAGCTATTAAAATTCTGCTGATATTTGGCTGTTCACATTTTAG AttaagctttattttatttatgtccaCTGCTGTGTTATCTATGTGGTTCTCCAACTGCATGGCATGTGGCCTTATGATGCCATTGGTCAAGGCAATTTTGAAGGAACTAGAAAAA ATGGGAATAATGGAAACTTACGAAATAATAGGCAAAGTAACATCAGACTCTATTAATAATGAGaaata TACTCCGAGACCGTCCGATTTTACGATATTTTACTTCATCGGCATCGCCTATTCTTCATCAATAG gTGGAATGGCAACTTTCGTTGGTAGTGAGACGAATCAACTCTTTATGAACTATTGTGCTGC AATCTTCCCAGATGGACCGAAGGTAGAGTCGCCCCGGTATTTGTTACTAACTCTACCCGGTGTAATAATAATGGAAATGTTTCTGTATTTGTGGCTAAACTTCTATTTCTTGGGAATGCTGAG GGTCCAAAACTACACAGCTCTCCAAGCCAGTCTGACCAGTGATGAAGAACAGTTCATATCTGTGTTGCTAGCTAGACAGTATCAGCAGATGGGGAAAATTAAATTTCCCGAAATG GTTGTAGGTACTGCAGTAATTATGGCAGCAATTCTTCAGGCAATGGTCTATAGTAATTCCACGTCCTatagtgatgatgataaatttaATACCAGACG TTATGTAACCACATCAGTGCCGTCTATAATTTGCGTTCTTATTCTATTCTTGATACCAAGCAACATGGCCTGCTTGAAGTTCTGTAGAAAACAAAACG ATGATTCTGAACCTCTACCTACATCTGCCAGTGGAGGGTTCTTGACGTGGTCCATGGTAAAGAATAACCTAGATTGGACTGTTATCTTCCTAACAg CTAGCGCCAACATAACTTTCGATTCCCTGGAAGACTCCGGCATGACAGAAGAATTCGAGAAGTTTCTATCGCTGTTCACCGCTTGCCCCCCAACAGCTCAAGCCTGCATCGTGATTGTGTTCTGCAAGATTCTGACGGAGTTTGCTAGCAACGCCACAGTGGGGCGCTGTTTACTGGCACTTATTGCTAATGTG GGAGTGAAGTCTAAAGTGAACCCACTCTACCTGATGCTGAGTGCCACCCTCTCCACTTCTCTACCGTTCCACCTGGTCACGGGAACGCCGGCCTACGCGATGATAGCATCTTACGTTCACATCCCACCAAGAAAACTG ATGGTCGTCGGCATAGGTCCATCGCTGTTGGCGATTGTACTGAACTTGTTTACTGCCTGCGTGTGGTCTAAGGTCATTTGGCCGGAAATTGATTCATATCCTGCTTGGGCGGATgggatgaaaataaataatattccaTAA